A single Streptomyces sannanensis DNA region contains:
- the glgX gene encoding glycogen debranching protein GlgX, producing the protein MQVWPGQAYPLGATYDGAGTNFAVFSEAAHRIELCLLHEDGSETAVELRETDAFVRHAYLHGVMPGQRYGFRVHGPYAPERGHRCNSAKLLLDPYARAISGQVDWGEAVYGYRFGRPDSRNDMDSAPHTMASVVVNPYFDWGDDRPPRTDYHRTVIYEAHVKGLTMLHPALPDELRGTYAGLAHPAIIGHLTELGVTAIELMPVHQFVTDHRLSDAGLTNYWGYNTIGYFAPHNAYASWGDRGQQVLEFKSAVRALHQAGVEVILDVVYNHTAEGNHLGPTLSFRGLDNASYYRLADDPRHYTDTTGTGNSLLMRSPHVLQLIMDSLRYWVTEMHVDGFRFDLAATLARQFHEVDRLSSFFDLVQQDPVVSQVKLIAEPWDVGEGGYQVGNFPPLWTEWNGKFRDTVRDLWRGQPRTLAEFASRLTGSSDLYQDDGRRPIASINFATCHDGFTLNDLVSYNEKHNEANAEGNRDGENHNRSWNCGVEGDTDDPAILDLRERQMRNFIATLMLSQGVPMLSHGDEFARTQRGNNNAYCQDNEISWVHWPEPGTEGEEGSLLAFTRTMVWLRRDHPVFRRRRFFHGRPVQGTYDELSDIAWFTPEGEEMTQRDWQAAHARALSVFLNGNAISEPGPRGERIRDDSFLLMFNAGAEDTDFTIPVNHGKQWQLVVDTALTEGVTPGQGDKVAAGDRLTLIGRSMAVLRRPA; encoded by the coding sequence ATGCAGGTCTGGCCGGGACAGGCGTATCCCCTCGGCGCGACGTACGACGGCGCCGGTACCAATTTCGCGGTCTTCTCCGAGGCCGCCCATCGGATCGAACTGTGCCTTCTGCACGAGGACGGCTCGGAGACCGCGGTCGAGCTGCGCGAGACCGACGCATTCGTACGCCATGCCTATCTGCACGGTGTGATGCCGGGCCAGCGGTACGGCTTCCGGGTGCACGGCCCCTACGCGCCGGAGCGCGGGCACCGCTGCAACTCCGCGAAGCTGCTCCTCGATCCGTACGCCCGCGCGATAAGCGGTCAGGTGGACTGGGGCGAAGCGGTATACGGATATCGTTTCGGCCGACCGGATTCGCGCAATGACATGGACTCCGCACCGCACACCATGGCCTCGGTCGTGGTCAATCCGTATTTCGACTGGGGCGACGACCGCCCGCCCCGCACCGACTACCACCGCACGGTGATCTACGAGGCCCATGTGAAGGGCCTGACGATGCTGCATCCGGCCCTGCCGGACGAACTGCGCGGCACCTACGCGGGACTCGCACACCCCGCGATCATCGGACATCTGACCGAACTGGGCGTCACCGCGATCGAACTGATGCCCGTACACCAGTTCGTCACCGACCATCGACTGTCGGACGCCGGCCTCACCAACTACTGGGGCTACAACACCATCGGCTACTTCGCTCCGCACAACGCCTATGCCTCCTGGGGCGACCGCGGGCAGCAGGTGCTGGAGTTCAAGTCCGCCGTACGGGCGCTGCACCAGGCCGGCGTCGAGGTCATCCTGGATGTCGTCTACAACCACACCGCGGAGGGCAACCATCTGGGGCCCACACTCTCCTTCCGCGGCCTGGACAATGCCTCGTACTACCGGCTGGCCGACGATCCGCGCCACTACACGGACACGACGGGCACCGGCAACTCACTGCTGATGCGCTCCCCGCACGTCCTTCAGCTGATCATGGACTCACTGCGGTACTGGGTGACCGAGATGCATGTGGACGGTTTCCGCTTCGACCTGGCCGCCACTCTGGCGCGGCAGTTCCATGAGGTGGACCGGTTGTCGTCGTTCTTCGACCTGGTGCAGCAGGATCCGGTGGTCAGCCAGGTGAAGCTGATCGCGGAGCCGTGGGACGTGGGCGAGGGCGGGTACCAGGTGGGGAACTTCCCGCCGCTGTGGACCGAATGGAACGGGAAATTCCGGGACACCGTACGGGACCTGTGGCGCGGTCAGCCGCGCACACTGGCGGAGTTCGCGTCGAGGCTCACCGGGTCCTCCGACCTCTACCAGGACGACGGACGGCGGCCGATCGCCTCCATCAACTTCGCCACCTGCCACGACGGTTTCACCCTGAACGACCTCGTGTCGTACAACGAGAAACACAACGAGGCCAACGCCGAGGGCAACCGCGACGGCGAGAACCACAACCGCTCCTGGAACTGCGGCGTCGAGGGCGACACGGACGACCCGGCGATCCTGGATCTGCGCGAGCGCCAGATGCGGAACTTCATCGCGACGCTGATGCTGTCCCAGGGCGTGCCCATGCTCAGCCACGGCGACGAATTCGCCCGGACGCAGCGCGGCAACAACAACGCCTACTGCCAGGACAACGAGATCTCCTGGGTGCACTGGCCGGAGCCGGGCACCGAGGGGGAGGAGGGCAGTCTGCTCGCCTTCACCCGGACTATGGTCTGGCTGCGCCGCGACCATCCGGTCTTCCGGCGGCGCCGCTTCTTCCACGGCCGGCCGGTGCAGGGCACGTACGACGAGCTGTCGGACATCGCCTGGTTCACTCCCGAGGGCGAGGAGATGACGCAGCGGGACTGGCAGGCGGCGCACGCCAGAGCGCTCTCGGTCTTCCTCAACGGCAATGCGATCTCGGAACCGGGGCCCCGCGGCGAGCGGATCCGCGACGACTCGTTCCTGCTGATGTTCAACGCCGGCGCCGAGGACACGGACTTCACGATCCCCGTCAACCACGGCAAGCAGTGGCAGCTCGTCGTGGACACGGCACTGACCGAAGGAGTGACACCGGGCCAGGGCGACAAGGTGGCCGCAGGCGACCGGCTGACTCTGATCGGCCGCAGCATGGCCGTGTTACGCCGCCCGGCCTAG
- a CDS encoding SAV2148 family HEPN domain-containing protein, protein MSSGGLELPPGDSDHEGDSTDVPPGAVSLARPMEIGAELDWGPDAWSEVRTRAQRAGRAYIWLNLVEQRLRAVVAAVLRPVYEPVHGEEWVVAAAGPAGQEWVQRAAAVREVSRRKGYLLDPADDNVLSFLTLPQLRELMVQHWPCFEPYVDDRREVELALDELEVARNVVSRNRALSETVLAQAERASARLLEILGSGSAVPSAHRLPTDAVEDLVGDRYADVVGVHPDRVRLQRHLPAEDLFGGARRLDAIGIGLNLLVQNFSGRRLVRLAESGCRVRLLFLNPASSAVKRRERELGLKKGELSRSVEMNILHMRRVRARLRDPGAFEIHVFDETPRFTAYLVDGDGPDGIAVVQSYLRRARGMEAPVLVLRGGRHSVVRADHDTDHGLFGTYREEFESVWTDSRPVS, encoded by the coding sequence GTGAGCTCGGGAGGGCTGGAGCTCCCCCCTGGTGACTCGGATCACGAGGGGGACTCCACGGACGTCCCGCCCGGAGCGGTCTCCCTCGCACGTCCGATGGAGATCGGGGCGGAGCTGGACTGGGGGCCGGACGCCTGGAGCGAGGTGCGTACCCGCGCCCAGCGGGCCGGGCGGGCCTACATCTGGCTGAATCTGGTCGAGCAGCGGCTGCGCGCCGTTGTCGCGGCCGTGCTGCGGCCCGTGTACGAACCGGTGCACGGCGAGGAGTGGGTGGTCGCCGCAGCCGGGCCGGCCGGCCAGGAATGGGTGCAGCGTGCCGCCGCCGTACGGGAAGTCAGCCGCCGCAAGGGCTACTTGCTCGACCCCGCCGACGACAATGTGCTGAGCTTCCTCACCCTTCCGCAGCTGCGTGAGCTGATGGTGCAGCACTGGCCCTGCTTCGAGCCGTACGTCGACGACCGCAGGGAGGTCGAGCTCGCCCTCGACGAGCTGGAGGTCGCCCGCAATGTCGTCTCCCGCAACCGTGCCCTCTCCGAGACCGTCCTGGCCCAGGCCGAGCGGGCGTCGGCGCGACTGCTGGAGATCCTGGGCAGCGGCTCCGCCGTGCCGTCCGCGCACCGGCTGCCCACCGATGCGGTCGAGGATCTCGTCGGCGACCGGTACGCGGACGTCGTCGGCGTCCATCCCGACCGGGTCCGGCTGCAGCGGCATCTGCCCGCCGAGGACCTCTTCGGCGGGGCCCGCAGACTGGACGCGATCGGCATAGGCCTGAACCTGCTGGTCCAGAACTTCTCCGGCCGCAGGCTCGTGCGGCTCGCCGAATCCGGCTGCCGGGTACGGCTGCTCTTCCTCAACCCGGCCAGCAGCGCGGTCAAACGGCGCGAACGCGAACTCGGCCTGAAGAAGGGCGAACTGAGCCGCTCGGTGGAGATGAACATCCTCCATATGCGGCGGGTGCGGGCACGGTTGCGCGACCCCGGCGCCTTCGAGATCCATGTCTTCGACGAGACCCCGCGCTTCACCGCCTATCTGGTGGACGGCGACGGCCCCGACGGCATAGCCGTCGTCCAGTCCTATCTGCGCCGGGCACGCGGCATGGAGGCCCCCGTGCTCGTGCTGCGGGGCGGACGTCATTCCGTGGTCCGCGCGGATCATGACACCGACCATGGGCTTTTCGGGACATACCGAGAGGAATTCGAGTCCGTGTGGACGGACTCCCGCCCGGTCTCCTGA
- a CDS encoding nucleoside/nucleotide kinase family protein gives MNMEQLLARAGRLAVPGRRRILGIAGAPGAGKSTIAERLVSALDGQAVLVPMDGFHLAGAELRRLGRAHRKGAPDTFDAAGYAALLARLRAHEQDTVVYAPAFDRSLEEPVAGSVPVPSGVPLVVTEGNYLLHDEGPWAPVRALLDEVWFLEIDADVRVRRLVDRHVRYGKDRPYAEAWVRDSDEANARLVELGRDRADLVVRGSLL, from the coding sequence ATGAACATGGAGCAGCTCCTCGCCCGCGCCGGACGTCTCGCCGTCCCGGGCCGGCGCAGGATCCTCGGCATCGCCGGGGCCCCGGGGGCCGGCAAGTCCACAATTGCCGAACGGCTCGTCAGCGCCCTCGACGGACAGGCCGTGCTCGTGCCGATGGACGGTTTCCATCTGGCGGGTGCCGAACTGCGCCGCCTCGGCCGTGCGCACCGCAAGGGTGCCCCCGACACGTTCGACGCGGCCGGTTACGCGGCGCTGCTGGCCCGGCTCCGCGCACATGAGCAAGACACCGTGGTGTACGCGCCGGCGTTCGACCGTTCCCTGGAGGAACCGGTCGCCGGGAGCGTGCCGGTGCCCTCCGGCGTGCCGCTGGTCGTCACCGAGGGCAACTACCTGCTGCACGACGAAGGGCCGTGGGCGCCGGTCCGCGCCCTGCTCGACGAGGTGTGGTTCCTGGAGATCGACGCCGACGTCCGGGTGCGCAGGCTTGTCGACCGGCATGTGCGGTACGGCAAGGACCGCCCGTACGCGGAGGCCTGGGTCCGTGATTCCGACGAGGCCAACGCCCGGCTGGTGGAGCTCGGCCGGGACCGCGCCGACCTCGTCGTGCGGGGATCCTTGCTATAG
- a CDS encoding 3'-5' exonuclease — protein sequence MSWISGPLVAFDLETTGTDVETDRIVTAAVVCLDSAGAVSAERTWLLNPGVDIPEQASAIHGVSTEHAREHGVPAASAIEEIVQAVAEGLRSGTPLVVMNARYDLSLLDRECRRYEIESISERLGSVPSPVIDPLVIDKHIDKYRKGKRALHALCAHYGVSLDDAHNARADAVAAARVVRRMGEKHQPVGLMPLADLHDLQVRAAAEQSVSLQAYLRRTADPTAVVEPAWPLIPRRR from the coding sequence ATGAGCTGGATCAGTGGGCCGTTGGTGGCCTTTGACCTGGAGACCACGGGTACCGACGTCGAGACCGACCGCATTGTGACGGCGGCGGTCGTGTGCCTGGATTCGGCCGGGGCCGTCTCGGCCGAGCGGACCTGGTTGCTGAATCCCGGGGTAGACATACCCGAGCAGGCGTCGGCGATCCATGGCGTCTCGACGGAACATGCCCGCGAGCACGGGGTGCCGGCTGCTTCAGCCATCGAGGAGATCGTGCAGGCCGTCGCCGAGGGGCTGCGCTCGGGGACGCCTCTGGTGGTGATGAACGCACGCTACGACCTGTCGCTGCTGGACCGTGAGTGTCGGCGCTACGAGATCGAGTCGATCAGCGAGCGGCTGGGAAGTGTGCCTTCGCCCGTTATCGATCCGCTGGTGATCGACAAGCACATCGACAAGTACCGGAAGGGCAAACGGGCCCTCCATGCGTTGTGTGCTCACTATGGGGTGTCGCTCGATGACGCGCACAATGCGAGGGCCGATGCCGTGGCCGCCGCCCGCGTGGTGCGACGCATGGGTGAGAAGCACCAGCCCGTCGGCCTGATGCCGTTGGCGGATCTGCATGACCTTCAGGTGCGCGCGGCGGCTGAACAGTCGGTCTCTTTGCAGGCCTATCTGCGGCGAACCGCGGATCCGACGGCAGTCGTCGAGCCGGCCTGGCCGCTCATTCCCCGGAGGCGATAA
- a CDS encoding DUF1707 and FHA domain-containing protein, giving the protein MTSSFHFHTYPARLSDAERDRVLGVLREGAAQGKLSHDTFMRRMELALNARRSDELAVLTADLESEGGLSRALFGAVGRVSAFTVRLRRAWQTERLPKLLFPLPGPYPLRIGRDPANGLRLSHETVSRVHAELSHRSGTWILRDLGSTNGTCVNGRRVTGAVMVQDGDQVSFGQMSFRLAAR; this is encoded by the coding sequence GTGACGTCCTCCTTTCACTTCCACACGTATCCCGCCCGGCTCTCCGACGCCGAGCGTGACCGGGTGCTCGGGGTGCTCAGGGAGGGCGCGGCCCAGGGAAAGCTCTCGCACGACACGTTCATGCGCCGGATGGAACTGGCGCTGAACGCCCGTAGATCCGACGAACTCGCCGTGCTCACGGCGGACCTGGAGAGCGAAGGCGGTCTGTCGCGTGCGCTGTTCGGCGCGGTGGGCCGGGTGTCCGCCTTCACGGTGCGGCTGCGCCGGGCCTGGCAGACGGAGCGGCTGCCCAAGCTGCTGTTCCCTCTCCCCGGCCCGTATCCGCTGCGCATAGGCCGGGATCCGGCCAACGGGCTGCGGCTCAGTCATGAGACGGTCTCCCGCGTGCACGCCGAGCTGAGCCACCGGAGCGGGACCTGGATCCTGCGGGACCTCGGCTCCACCAACGGCACCTGCGTCAACGGCCGGCGGGTCACCGGAGCGGTCATGGTGCAGGACGGGGACCAGGTCAGCTTCGGCCAGATGAGTTTCCGCCTCGCCGCGCGCTGA
- the treZ gene encoding malto-oligosyltrehalose trehalohydrolase: protein MLFEVWAPQTDRVVLQLEGAEYTMEHDPVRPGWWTALAPAGDGARYGFVLDDGPVLPDPRSRRQPDGPDGLSAVVDQEAFAWQHPWTGRGLPGAVLYELHIGTFTPEGTFDAAAARLGHLAELGVTHVELMPVCPFPGTHGWGYDGVAPWAVHEPYGGPEGLKRFVDTAHAHGLGVVLDVVHNHLGPSGNHLPDYGPYFTDTHHTPWGAAVNLDAPGSDEVRAYLLAGALAWLRDYRLDGLRLDAVHALADTRALTFLEELSAAVDELAHTLGRPLFLIAESDRCDPRTTVARDQGGLGLHAQWNDDFHHALHTALTGESQGYYADFARDPFAALAKTLTRVFFHDGTYSSFRGRTHGRPVDRTTAPAHRFLGYAQTHDQVGNRALGDRLAASLSPGLLACAAALVLTGPFTPMLFMGEEWGALTPWQYFTDHTDPGLAEAVRAGRRREFIAHGWTEEDLPDPQDPATRRRSCLDWSEPEREPHARLLAWHRRLIALRRDRPDLTDPDLAALKVAYDREASWLAFRRGDTRVVVNLGKEPAEVRLGNGGRVLAAWGPVDEPGPGGVLRLPPESCAVLGS, encoded by the coding sequence TTGCTGTTCGAGGTGTGGGCACCGCAGACAGACCGGGTCGTGCTCCAACTGGAAGGTGCGGAGTACACCATGGAGCACGATCCGGTACGGCCCGGATGGTGGACCGCCCTGGCTCCGGCCGGGGACGGGGCGCGCTACGGCTTCGTCCTGGACGACGGGCCCGTACTGCCCGACCCTCGCTCGCGCCGCCAGCCGGACGGGCCCGACGGCCTCAGTGCCGTCGTCGACCAGGAGGCGTTCGCTTGGCAGCACCCCTGGACCGGGCGCGGGCTGCCGGGCGCGGTGCTCTACGAACTGCACATCGGAACGTTCACGCCCGAGGGCACCTTCGACGCCGCCGCGGCCCGGCTCGGGCACCTCGCCGAGCTGGGAGTCACCCATGTGGAGCTGATGCCGGTCTGCCCGTTCCCGGGAACCCACGGCTGGGGGTACGACGGGGTCGCCCCGTGGGCCGTGCACGAGCCCTACGGCGGGCCCGAGGGGCTGAAGCGCTTTGTCGACACGGCGCACGCACACGGCCTCGGTGTGGTCCTCGACGTCGTGCACAACCATCTCGGGCCGTCCGGCAACCACCTGCCCGATTACGGACCCTACTTCACGGACACCCACCACACCCCGTGGGGTGCCGCGGTCAACCTGGACGCCCCGGGATCCGACGAGGTACGGGCGTATCTGCTGGCGGGCGCGCTTGCCTGGCTGCGCGACTACCGGCTCGACGGACTGCGGCTCGACGCCGTCCACGCCCTCGCCGACACCCGGGCACTCACCTTCCTGGAGGAGCTGTCCGCCGCCGTCGACGAGCTGGCGCACACACTGGGCCGGCCGCTCTTCCTGATCGCCGAGTCGGACCGCTGCGACCCGCGCACCACCGTCGCACGGGACCAGGGCGGCCTCGGGCTGCACGCCCAGTGGAACGACGACTTCCACCATGCCCTGCACACCGCGCTGACCGGGGAATCTCAGGGCTACTACGCCGACTTCGCCCGCGATCCGTTCGCGGCACTCGCCAAGACGCTCACCCGCGTCTTCTTCCACGACGGCACGTACTCCAGCTTCCGGGGCCGTACGCACGGACGTCCCGTGGACCGTACGACGGCCCCCGCGCACCGCTTCCTCGGCTACGCACAGACCCATGACCAGGTCGGCAACCGGGCACTCGGCGACCGGCTCGCCGCCTCCCTCTCCCCCGGGCTGCTCGCCTGCGCCGCCGCACTGGTGCTCACCGGGCCCTTCACCCCGATGCTGTTCATGGGCGAGGAGTGGGGTGCGCTTACCCCCTGGCAGTACTTCACCGACCACACGGACCCGGGGCTCGCCGAGGCCGTGCGTGCCGGACGGCGCAGGGAGTTCATCGCGCACGGCTGGACCGAGGAGGACCTGCCGGACCCGCAGGACCCCGCGACACGCCGGCGTTCCTGCCTGGACTGGTCCGAGCCGGAGCGGGAACCGCACGCCCGGCTGCTGGCCTGGCACCGCCGGCTGATCGCACTGCGCCGGGACCGGCCGGACCTCACCGACCCGGACCTGGCGGCGCTGAAGGTGGCCTACGACCGGGAAGCGTCCTGGCTGGCCTTCCGGCGCGGGGACACCCGGGTCGTGGTCAACCTCGGCAAGGAACCGGCGGAGGTCCGGCTCGGCAACGGCGGGCGGGTACTGGCCGCCTGGGGTCCGGTCGACGAGCCGGGCCCGGGCGGTGTGCTGCGCCTGCCGCCCGAGTCCTGCGCGGTGCTCGGCAGCTGA
- the treY gene encoding malto-oligosyltrehalose synthase has product MTPTATYRIQLQPDFPFPAAEEAVPYLAALGVSHLHLSPVLEAVPGSTHGYDVTDHSAVRRELGGEEGLRRLARTARSHGLGLVLDVVPNHMAAVPRHNRALWEVLREGPRSPYARWFDIDWDAGGGKVLLPVLARRIGDELGTLTVDGQVLRYGEHEFPLREGTAGLSLPRLLEAQWYRLAWWRLARTELNYRRFFTISDLIGLRVEDPEVFAATHGKVLELMRDGVVEGLRVDHPDGLADPEAYLRQLSEATGGRWTVVEKILTGPERLHPGWTAAGTTGYDALRHIDGVFTDSDGAAQLLAHYRDFTGLDDGRGGSWTATARHAAYRVLDHELAAETSFLVRTARRICAADPALRDHAPWALRAAVRELLVRVPVYRPYTASPDGPGPEAALPAEAVLEAKAAFTVPEEADAMDVVRDIALGRTGYGPDHTAFRIRFAQTSSALRAKAVEDTAFYRYVPLVSANEVGGDPGSPAVSPEEFHTFCARIARDWPATGCATTTHDTKRSADVRARIAVLSECPGRWAGLLERLSAVPAPDPRLAWLAWQTAIGFDVPRDGRLAAVLLKSEREAGLRTSWTEQDPVYERAVASFAAAGPEGPPSRVVAEFNRELDPYVRTNVLGATIVLLTMPGVPDLYQGTEREFIALVDPDNRRPARFDPRELERPAEKTALTVAALRLRRELPEVFGASGTYAPLAAQGPAARHLLAFCRSGTVVTAVTRLSLRLEEAGGWRTTELVLPEGRWADVLAPGREFGPGPVAAAELFADRPVALLSRVVRA; this is encoded by the coding sequence ATGACACCCACCGCCACCTACCGGATCCAGCTCCAGCCGGACTTCCCCTTCCCGGCCGCCGAGGAGGCGGTGCCGTATCTGGCCGCACTCGGGGTCTCGCACCTGCATCTGTCACCGGTGCTGGAGGCCGTACCGGGGTCCACCCACGGGTACGACGTCACCGATCACAGTGCGGTGCGGCGCGAGCTGGGCGGCGAGGAGGGACTGCGGCGGCTGGCCCGCACGGCCCGGTCGCACGGGCTCGGCCTGGTCCTGGACGTCGTGCCGAACCACATGGCGGCCGTGCCCCGGCACAACCGCGCGCTGTGGGAGGTGCTGCGCGAGGGCCCGCGGTCGCCGTACGCACGATGGTTCGACATCGACTGGGACGCGGGCGGAGGCAAGGTTCTGCTGCCGGTCCTCGCCCGGCGGATCGGCGACGAGCTGGGAACCCTCACCGTGGACGGGCAGGTCCTGCGGTACGGGGAGCACGAGTTCCCGCTGCGGGAGGGCACGGCCGGGCTGTCGCTGCCCCGGCTGCTGGAGGCCCAGTGGTACCGCCTGGCGTGGTGGCGGCTGGCCCGTACGGAGCTCAACTACCGGCGTTTCTTCACCATCTCGGACCTGATCGGGCTCCGCGTGGAGGACCCCGAGGTGTTCGCGGCGACCCACGGCAAGGTGCTGGAACTGATGCGGGACGGCGTCGTGGAGGGGCTGCGCGTCGACCATCCGGACGGGCTGGCGGACCCGGAGGCGTATCTGCGGCAGCTGAGCGAGGCGACGGGCGGCCGCTGGACGGTCGTCGAGAAGATCCTCACCGGCCCCGAGCGGCTGCACCCCGGCTGGACGGCTGCCGGCACCACCGGCTACGACGCGCTGCGTCACATCGACGGCGTGTTCACCGATTCGGACGGCGCCGCGCAACTCCTTGCCCACTACCGGGATTTCACCGGCCTGGACGACGGCCGCGGCGGCTCCTGGACGGCGACGGCGCGACACGCCGCGTACCGGGTGCTGGACCATGAGCTGGCCGCCGAGACATCCTTCCTCGTCCGCACCGCGCGCCGGATCTGCGCCGCGGACCCGGCGCTGCGCGACCATGCCCCGTGGGCGCTGCGCGCGGCCGTACGGGAACTGCTGGTACGCGTCCCCGTCTACCGTCCGTACACGGCCTCCCCGGACGGGCCCGGCCCCGAGGCGGCGCTGCCCGCGGAGGCGGTTCTGGAGGCGAAGGCCGCGTTCACCGTGCCGGAGGAGGCGGACGCCATGGATGTCGTACGGGACATCGCACTCGGCAGGACCGGGTACGGCCCCGACCACACCGCCTTCCGGATCCGTTTCGCGCAGACGTCCTCGGCGCTGCGCGCGAAAGCGGTGGAGGACACCGCCTTCTACCGGTACGTTCCGCTGGTTTCCGCCAATGAGGTGGGCGGCGATCCCGGCAGCCCGGCGGTGAGCCCCGAGGAGTTCCACACCTTCTGCGCCCGGATCGCCCGCGACTGGCCGGCCACCGGTTGTGCGACGACCACGCACGACACCAAGCGCAGCGCGGACGTGCGGGCGCGTATCGCCGTGCTGTCGGAGTGCCCCGGGCGGTGGGCCGGGCTGCTGGAGCGGCTGTCCGCCGTGCCCGCGCCCGATCCGCGGCTGGCCTGGCTCGCCTGGCAGACCGCGATCGGCTTCGACGTCCCGCGCGACGGGCGGCTGGCCGCCGTGCTGCTCAAGTCCGAGCGTGAGGCCGGTCTGCGCACCAGCTGGACCGAGCAGGACCCGGTGTACGAGCGGGCCGTCGCCTCGTTCGCGGCGGCCGGGCCCGAGGGGCCGCCGAGCCGCGTCGTGGCGGAGTTCAACCGGGAGCTCGACCCGTACGTACGTACCAATGTGCTCGGCGCGACGATCGTGCTGCTGACCATGCCGGGCGTGCCCGACCTCTACCAGGGAACCGAGCGGGAGTTCATCGCCCTGGTGGACCCGGACAACCGGCGCCCGGCACGCTTCGATCCGCGCGAGCTGGAACGGCCCGCCGAGAAGACGGCCCTCACCGTGGCCGCGCTGCGGCTGCGCCGCGAACTCCCGGAGGTCTTCGGCGCCTCCGGTACCTACGCTCCCCTTGCCGCCCAGGGCCCGGCGGCCCGGCATCTGCTGGCCTTCTGCCGTTCGGGCACGGTCGTCACGGCGGTCACCCGGCTCTCGCTGCGGCTCGAGGAGGCGGGCGGCTGGCGGACCACTGAGCTGGTGCTGCCCGAGGGCCGGTGGGCCGATGTGCTGGCGCCGGGCAGGGAGTTCGGCCCCGGTCCGGTGGCCGCGGCCGAGCTGTTCGCGGACCGGCCGGTGGCCCTGCTCAGCCGGGTCGTACGGGCGTAG
- a CDS encoding aminopeptidase P family protein: MSTTPEPFTTDDYRERMARAARSAAEAGFAGVLVAPGPDMAYLTGYRPPADTERLTLLVIAAGQDPVLVVPTLEAPDAEKAAGAAALTLRDWTDGKDPYAVTAPLLDAAGRFAVSDNAWAMHLLGLQQRLPGTSYVSLTQGLPMLRAVKDQAELARLEAAGAAADATYEEILKVRFAGRKETDVAADLAGLLKQFGHSQVDFTVVGSGPNGANPHHEAGDRVIGRGDMVVLDFGGLKDGYGSDTTRTVHVGEPTEEEQHIHNVVRAAQQAGFDAVRPGAACQDVDRAAREVIASAGYGEHFIHRTGHGIGVTTHEPPYMIEGEEQPLVPGMCFSIEPGIYLPGRFGVRIEDIVTVTENGGRRFNNTPREMAVVE, from the coding sequence ATGTCCACCACGCCCGAACCGTTCACCACGGATGACTACCGGGAGCGGATGGCCCGCGCCGCGCGGTCCGCGGCCGAGGCCGGCTTCGCCGGTGTGCTGGTCGCCCCGGGGCCCGACATGGCCTACCTCACCGGTTACCGGCCGCCCGCCGACACCGAACGGCTGACCCTGCTGGTGATCGCGGCGGGCCAGGACCCGGTGCTGGTGGTGCCGACGCTGGAGGCCCCGGACGCCGAGAAGGCGGCGGGCGCGGCCGCGCTCACCCTGCGGGACTGGACCGACGGCAAGGACCCCTACGCGGTGACCGCGCCGCTGCTCGACGCGGCAGGCCGGTTCGCGGTGAGCGACAACGCCTGGGCGATGCATCTGCTGGGCCTGCAGCAGCGGTTGCCGGGCACCTCGTACGTATCGCTGACCCAGGGCCTGCCCATGCTGCGGGCGGTGAAGGACCAGGCGGAGCTGGCGCGTCTGGAGGCGGCGGGCGCGGCCGCCGACGCCACCTACGAGGAGATCCTCAAGGTCCGGTTCGCCGGCCGGAAGGAGACCGACGTGGCCGCCGATCTGGCCGGCCTGCTCAAGCAGTTCGGGCACTCCCAGGTGGACTTCACCGTCGTCGGCTCGGGCCCCAACGGTGCCAATCCGCACCATGAGGCGGGGGACCGTGTGATCGGGCGCGGTGACATGGTCGTCCTCGACTTCGGCGGCCTCAAGGACGGCTACGGCTCCGACACGACCCGTACGGTCCATGTCGGCGAGCCGACCGAGGAGGAGCAGCACATCCACAACGTGGTACGCGCCGCGCAGCAGGCCGGATTCGACGCCGTGCGGCCCGGTGCCGCCTGCCAGGACGTGGACCGCGCGGCCCGCGAGGTCATCGCCTCCGCCGGCTACGGCGAACACTTCATCCACCGCACCGGCCATGGCATCGGGGTCACCACCCACGAGCCGCCCTACATGATCGAGGGCGAGGAGCAGCCGCTGGTGCCCGGCATGTGCTTCTCCATCGAGCCCGGCATCTATCTGCCGGGCCGGTTCGGGGTGCGGATCGAGGACATCGTCACGGTCACCGAGAACGGCGGCCGCCGCTTCAACAACACGCCGCGCGAGATGGCCGTCGTCGAGTAG